From Planctomycetota bacterium:
TACGACTACGTCTGTGATGCGTGTGACCATCGGTTCGAGTTGTTTCACTCGATTCGCGACGAACCGAAAAAGAAGTGCCCCAACTGTGGTAAAAACAAGCTCCGCCGCCTGATCGGCACCGGGGCGGCCATCGTCTTCAAAGGATCGGGCTTCTACCAGACCGACTACCGGAGCGACTCGTATCGCAAGGCGGCCGAGGCCGACAAGCCAGCGTCATCAACCAACAGCGCGGAAAGCAAGTCCGAGGCCAAGACCGAAGCCAAGAGCGAACCCAAGCCGGCCAAGGGGGAATCGGCCGCCCCCGGCAAGAAGAAGCACAAGCCGAAGAACTAGACTGCGCGTCGCGCGCCGGTCCACGCCGAGCCCCCGTGAGCATTGCCAGCGATGATGACTTGCCCGATCTGTCAGGCGGAATTCGACGAGCAGCAGTCCAAGTCGCTGCCGTTTTGCAGTCCGCGCTGTAAGCAGATTGATTTCGGCCGCTGGCTGGGCGAGGAGTACAGCCTGCCCATCGAACGCGACGAAGACGACGGCGATCCCGCGTCGGTCAATTAGCGCGGCGACGGCGGCGCACTTCCTGCTCCACTCGCAAGTGCTAGCACCCCTGCCGCAACGCAAAACCAAGCAAAAATCGTTGCGTCGTCGACTCCGGTGCGTAAGATGAACGCGCATCGCCCCGGCAGGAGACACCAGTTTTCGCACGCCCCGCAGGTTGAAGGAGCAACGTCATGGTGCAACTCGCACAGGGATGGGAACTTGAAGTCGAACGTGGCCCCGAATGGTTGTTTGTCCACATCCGCTGCACGCCCGAAGGCGCTTTGGCCGTGCCGCCGTTGGCCGACACGGTCTGGCAGATCCTCGAACAGCATATGACCTATCGCGTGGTCCTCGAGTGCGACGAGTTGAATCTGTTGCACTCGATGCTGATTGGCGAGTTGATGACGCTCAATCGGCGCGTGGCCGCGCATGGCGGGACGATGCGCCTCTGCGGGCTGTCGGACGAGAATCGCATTGTGCTACGGCACTGCCGGCTGGACCGCCACTTCCCGCATAACCTCGATCGAACCGAGGCGGTGATGGGGACTCGGCATGTTCGCCCGCGGCCACGTCCTTCGGCGAAATAGCGCTCACGCGAGAATCGTCACGCGGAAGAGTCAGAAACCTCTCACGTAAGTCAGAGGTTCAGCTCCACTGCACTTCCAACTCGTTGTCGATCTGCCGCACGCCTTCGATGCGGCGGAGCGCCTCTTGCGCCATCTGCTTCTGAAAGAAGCTGTTCACCACGCCCTTGAGCGTGATTTGCCCTTGTCGGGCTTCGAGCCGCACTTTCCGCTTGGGCAGGTGCGGATTGTTAACGATCGCGGTCGTGGCCCGATCGATCAATTGCTGATCGACCGCGGGAGCAACGTGAGTCGAAGCGTCCGAAACGATAGTCATGTGCGTTACCTCGGTCGGCGGGAGATGCGGGCGGGTGACAGCGAATCCCCGCTGTCCTAAGGCCGGCATCGGTTCCATCGACCTCGCCAGCACGGCGACCGCAGGTAACACTCGATAAACTGCGAAGATTTTGCCGATTGCCGGCGACCGTGACGGTTGTGCCGACGATGAGGGCACTTTTCCGTCATTCCCGCGCAGGCGGGAATCTAGGCGTTGTGGCTATCTATCCCGGTTCCGGCCTGCGCGTGGATGACGGCCTGGATCGGCACGCCACAACGAGTTGAAAATCGCTCTAGTAGTCGACAGCGATTAGCGCACCACGATTCGCGGGCCGTGCGATCACCACCTCAACATCTTCGCCCTTGGCAATCGACAGTCGATCGACCAGATCCCGGGCCGCTGTTTCACTGGCGGCCACCAGTGCCAGCGTCGGCCCCCACGACGATTGAGCGCCGCCGCGAACACCGGCTTGTTGCAGCCAGGCAATCCAGCGCGCTGTCCAGGCATGGAACGGAACCCCTTGCTGATGCCGAGCAAAGCAATTGCCCGCCAGGATGCTGAAGCGGTGCAACGATTCGTTAAACGTGTTCACATCCGCGCGCTGGGCCGCCGGCACGATATCCAGCGTAGCCAGCCGCACCAGCTCATTGGTCACCGCCTCGGGCACGGCTGGCAACGTCTCGAACGCTCGCCGTTCGGTATCGCCCGACAGGCCCGACGCCTCGCGTGGTGTCAGCAGTATCCATCGCCAATCGTCCGGCAGCGCGACGCGCGCAACCAGTTGACCGATCGCGGTTGCGTTGCGCGACGCGTCGACTGGCTTTCCTGCTTCGATCAGCAAGCCTCCTGAGACAAAACCCAACGTGCCGATGCTCGAGCGACCAGCGCGGCCGGACACCGTGGCCAATTCCTCGGCGCTCCGTAACGGCCCGCCGGCCAGCGCATTGCCCCCGGCCACAACGGCCAGCGCTAGTTGCGTGCCGACGCCCAGCCCGATGTGCTGCCGTGGCGTTTCCATGATTTGTGCATGACAACCCGGCAAGTCCGCCAGCCAACCCGCTTGCTGTGCCCGGCGCAGCGCCGCCTCGGCGACCGACGCGAGCGGGCCCTCGGCGGAAAGCCTGTCGGCTAAGGTGAGTTCAACAACCACGCTCGGCTCGCTAACCATCGCGCCCAGCCCGCCGAATGCCGGCACATTAGGCTGACCGAACGAGAACATGCCAAAGTGCAGCCGGCTGCCCGTCTCGACACGCACGCGCCGCGGCCGACCGGCGCTGATTGAGCCGAGTTCTTGAGGCAAAACGCCCAGCGTCCCGGCCACGTGATTGGCCAGCAAGTCCCAAGCGCGCTGCTCGGCCGTGCCACCGGTTTTTCGCACCAGCGGCGCCAAACGTCGAAACTCGGCAACGATCTCCTCGCCCGGCAACAGCTTCACCCGCGTCGCGGCGATGGCCGCTTCCAGAATCGCATGCTTCGCTCGATTGAACCCCCAAAAGTCGCGCAGCGCCCCCTGGGCCGTCACCTCGGTGCGAACTTCCACCCGCGCTTGAGACGCATCGATCTCGACCACGCGCAGCGCGAACCAGCGACACGTATCGGCCAAGACAGGAACTTCGACCCCTGCGACTCGTTCCAGTTTGGGCATTTCGGCTATCGCGTTGATCGCCGCTCGCGCGGT
This genomic window contains:
- the yacG gene encoding DNA gyrase inhibitor YacG, encoding MTCPICQAEFDEQQSKSLPFCSPRCKQIDFGRWLGEEYSLPIERDEDDGDPASVN
- a CDS encoding DUF447 family protein — protein: MIVEGLIITVDRTGQVNLAPLGPVVDEGQTHFLLRPFQGSKTLANLQETGVATFHIIDDVELTARAAINAIAEMPKLERVAGVEVPVLADTCRWFALRVVEIDASQARVEVRTEVTAQGALRDFWGFNRAKHAILEAAIAATRVKLLPGEEIVAEFRRLAPLVRKTGGTAEQRAWDLLANHVAGTLGVLPQELGSISAGRPRRVRVETGSRLHFGMFSFGQPNVPAFGGLGAMVSEPSVVVELTLADRLSAEGPLASVAEAALRRAQQAGWLADLPGCHAQIMETPRQHIGLGVGTQLALAVVAGGNALAGGPLRSAEELATVSGRAGRSSIGTLGFVSGGLLIEAGKPVDASRNATAIGQLVARVALPDDWRWILLTPREASGLSGDTERRAFETLPAVPEAVTNELVRLATLDIVPAAQRADVNTFNESLHRFSILAGNCFARHQQGVPFHAWTARWIAWLQQAGVRGGAQSSWGPTLALVAASETAARDLVDRLSIAKGEDVEVVIARPANRGALIAVDY
- a CDS encoding zinc ribbon domain-containing protein is translated as MPTYDYVCDACDHRFELFHSIRDEPKKKCPNCGKNKLRRLIGTGAAIVFKGSGFYQTDYRSDSYRKAAEADKPASSTNSAESKSEAKTEAKSEPKPAKGESAAPGKKKHKPKN
- a CDS encoding STAS domain-containing protein is translated as MVQLAQGWELEVERGPEWLFVHIRCTPEGALAVPPLADTVWQILEQHMTYRVVLECDELNLLHSMLIGELMTLNRRVAAHGGTMRLCGLSDENRIVLRHCRLDRHFPHNLDRTEAVMGTRHVRPRPRPSAK
- a CDS encoding BON domain-containing protein, whose translation is MTIVSDASTHVAPAVDQQLIDRATTAIVNNPHLPKRKVRLEARQGQITLKGVVNSFFQKQMAQEALRRIEGVRQIDNELEVQWS